A genomic region of Enterobacteriaceae endosymbiont of Macroplea mutica contains the following coding sequences:
- a CDS encoding Rid family detoxifying hydrolase, producing the protein MCKIINTIQAPLPIGPYAQGIVSNNMIITSGQIPINPQTGMISSDIKEQTVQVLKNIKAIITAAKFTIKDIVKTTIFVKNLDHLKIINIIYANFFLQYVTTYPARTCLEISNLPNNVEIEIEAIAIKQ; encoded by the coding sequence ATGTGCAAAATAATTAATACTATACAAGCTCCTTTACCTATTGGTCCTTATGCTCAAGGCATTGTATCTAATAATATGATTATAACTTCAGGACAAATACCAATTAATCCGCAAACTGGCATGATTTCTAGTGACATAAAAGAACAAACTGTACAAGTTTTAAAGAATATTAAAGCTATAATAACAGCTGCAAAATTTACTATAAAAGATATAGTTAAAACTACTATTTTTGTAAAAAACTTAGATCATCTAAAAATAATTAATATTATCTATGCTAATTTTTTTTTACAGTATGTAACTACATATCCAGCAAGAACATGCTTAGAAATTTCTAATTTGCCTAATAATGTAGAAATTGAAATAGAAGCTATAGCTATAAAACAATAA
- a CDS encoding extracellular solute-binding protein translates to MILFIKLCLICFILIIHRQYFKPINIKNNTVIFYNWTEYVPTSILEQFTQETGIKVIYSTYESNESMYAKLKTYNQKYDLVVPSTYFVTKMRQEGMLHKIDKTKLTNFKNLDPKFLNKSFDVNNMYSIPYIWGATAIGINTKYVHDKEINSWKDLWDPKYDHAISLLDDAKEVFQVALLKLGLTHKIITLKDIQYAYLELKNLMPNVVLFNSDNPGYPFAEGAIKIGMIWNGSAYAMKKLGVPIKFIWPKEGSIFWLDSFVIPYHAQNINGALKLINFLLRPDIAAKIVQITGYSTPNLNAKKFLPFNMIHDDILYPNANIIKNGVWQSNANQNIIQAYETNFQKLKNI, encoded by the coding sequence ATGATATTATTTATTAAATTATGCTTAATATGTTTTATATTAATCATACATCGTCAATATTTTAAACCTATTAATATAAAAAATAACACAGTTATTTTTTATAATTGGACAGAATATGTACCAACTAGTATATTAGAACAATTTACACAAGAAACAGGTATTAAAGTCATATATTCAACATATGAATCTAATGAAAGTATGTATGCTAAATTAAAAACATATAATCAAAAATATGATTTAGTAGTTCCTTCTACTTATTTTGTTACTAAAATGCGTCAAGAAGGTATGTTGCATAAAATAGATAAAACAAAACTAACTAATTTTAAAAATTTAGACCCAAAATTTTTAAATAAATCTTTTGATGTGAATAATATGTATTCTATCCCATACATATGGGGTGCTACTGCTATTGGTATTAATACTAAATATGTTCATGATAAAGAAATAAATAGTTGGAAAGATTTATGGGATCCTAAATACGATCATGCCATCTCTTTACTTGATGATGCTAAAGAAGTTTTTCAAGTGGCTTTATTAAAATTAGGATTAACACATAAAATTATTACTTTAAAAGATATACAATATGCTTATTTAGAACTAAAAAATTTAATGCCTAATGTTGTATTATTTAATTCTGATAATCCAGGTTATCCTTTTGCAGAAGGTGCTATAAAAATTGGCATGATATGGAATGGTTCAGCTTATGCTATGAAAAAATTAGGTGTGCCTATAAAATTTATTTGGCCTAAAGAAGGTAGTATTTTTTGGTTAGATAGTTTTGTAATACCATATCATGCTCAAAATATTAATGGTGCTTTAAAATTAATTAATTTTTTATTACGTCCAGATATTGCTGCAAAAATTGTACAAATTACAGGATATTCAACTCCTAATTTAAATGCAAAAAAATTTTTACCATTTAACATGATTCATGATGATATATTATATCCTAATGCAAATATTATTAAAAATGGTGTATGGCAAAGTAATGCTAATCAAAATATTATACAAGCATATGAAACAAATTTTCAAAAATTAAAAAATATTTAA
- a CDS encoding rhodanese-related sulfurtransferase translates to MLFHNRISRIQLKKNFLKNSHNRIIISFYKYYKLKNVLQIRRQLYILLYSFKVLGRIYIAEEGINAQISIPHYYYTIIKFFIKKIHEIFIDIYWNIAIDNTKHAFFMLKIIYKKNILNDGLTCFNFLKFNTTGVYLNAKQVNTMIEDHNVVLIDMRNYYEYQIGHFTNAIIFKEAKTFHHQMLHLLDNIQPYKYNKKIILYCTGGIRCEKATSWLLFNNIKNVYQVEGGIIKYVKEVHKLHLQMKFIGTNFVFDNRMGEQITQDIISYCYQCKTPYNIFTNCKNDTCHLLFLQCPKCKKYYKNCCSIYCKTTLLKNKKYVII, encoded by the coding sequence ATGTTATTCCATAACAGAATTTCCCGTATACAACTAAAAAAAAATTTTTTAAAAAATTCGCATAACAGAATTATAATATCCTTTTATAAATATTATAAATTGAAAAATGTATTACAAATAAGAAGACAATTATATATTTTATTGTATTCTTTTAAAGTATTAGGACGTATTTATATTGCAGAAGAAGGTATTAATGCACAAATTAGCATACCACATTATTATTATACAATAATAAAGTTTTTTATTAAAAAAATACATGAAATTTTTATAGATATATATTGGAATATTGCTATTGATAATACTAAACATGCATTTTTTATGCTTAAAATTATATATAAAAAAAACATATTAAATGATGGTTTAACATGTTTTAATTTTTTAAAATTTAATACTACAGGTGTATATTTAAATGCTAAACAAGTAAATACTATGATAGAAGATCATAATGTTGTTCTTATTGATATGAGAAATTATTATGAATATCAAATTGGGCATTTTACCAATGCAATAATATTTAAAGAAGCAAAAACTTTTCATCACCAAATGTTACATCTTTTAGATAATATACAACCATATAAATACAATAAAAAAATTATTTTGTATTGTACAGGAGGTATACGTTGTGAAAAAGCTACTTCATGGTTATTATTTAACAACATTAAAAATGTTTATCAGGTTGAAGGAGGAATTATTAAGTATGTAAAAGAAGTACATAAATTACACCTTCAGATGAAGTTTATAGGTACTAATTTTGTTTTTGATAATCGGATGGGAGAACAAATAACACAAGATATTATTTCTTATTGTTATCAGTGTAAGACGCCATATAACATATTTACTAATTGTAAAAATGATACTTGCCATCTATTATTTTTACAATGTCCTAAATGTAAAAAATATTATAAAAATTGTTGTAGCATATATTGCAAAACAACTTTATTAAAAAATAAAAAATATGTAATAATATAA
- the prmB gene encoding 50S ribosomal protein L3 N(5)-glutamine methyltransferase produces the protein MIIKLQDILNKDILLELFTIQDFVRWATSCFSISEIWYGHGNNNPWDEAIQLILPTLGLPPYMWHNVFQTRLVTYEKKNIYYKVHMRITQRIPVAYLTNKVWFCGHELYVDKRTLIPRSPIQELINNKFEKIIFHTPKNILDLGTGNGCIAIACSYLYPKANIDAVDISQNAINVTEQNIFLHGLEKKITPICSNLFDNLHQSHYDLIISNPPYINRQEMEYLPKEYLYEPIIGLVSTKKGLDMIYKIIKQSRKFLKKTGIVICEVGNQKKKIQHKYPNIHFEWLKLNNDDVDIFKIHYEQLK, from the coding sequence ATGATAATAAAATTACAAGATATTTTAAACAAAGATATCTTATTAGAATTATTTACAATACAAGATTTTGTACGTTGGGCAACTAGTTGTTTTAGTATTTCTGAAATATGGTATGGTCATGGTAATAATAATCCATGGGATGAAGCTATACAATTAATTTTACCTACATTAGGTTTACCACCATATATGTGGCATAATGTGTTTCAAACACGATTAGTTACATATGAAAAAAAAAATATTTATTATAAAGTACATATGCGTATTACACAACGCATACCGGTTGCTTATTTAACAAATAAAGTATGGTTTTGTGGACACGAATTATATGTGGATAAACGTACTTTAATACCTAGGTCACCAATACAAGAACTAATTAATAATAAATTTGAAAAAATTATATTTCATACACCAAAAAATATATTAGATTTAGGCACAGGTAATGGATGTATAGCAATTGCCTGCTCTTATCTTTACCCGAAAGCTAACATAGATGCAGTTGATATTTCTCAAAATGCTATTAATGTTACAGAACAAAATATCTTTTTACATGGGTTAGAAAAAAAAATTACACCAATATGTAGTAATTTATTTGATAATTTACATCAATCACATTATGATTTAATTATATCTAATCCTCCTTATATTAATCGACAAGAAATGGAATATTTACCTAAAGAATATTTATACGAACCTATTATAGGACTTGTATCTACTAAAAAAGGATTAGATATGATATACAAGATTATTAAACAATCTCGTAAATTTCTTAAAAAGACAGGTATAGTCATTTGTGAAGTAGGTAATCAAAAAAAAAAAATTCAACATAAATATCCAAATATACATTTTGAATGGTTAAAGTTAAATAATGATGATGTAGATATTTTTAAAATTCATTATGAACAATTAAAATAA
- the aroC gene encoding chorismate synthase has protein sequence MSGNTIGKIFQVTTFGESHGKALGCIVDGVPPNIILNEQDIQKDLDRRKPGLSKYTSPRKEIDKIKILSGVFQGKTTGTSIGLLVYNMDYRSQDYSNIKNIYRPGHADFTYQKKYHIRDYRGGGRASARETVMRVAAGAIAKKYLFDKYNIVIRGYLSQMGHIKCNFDNWDIVNNNPFFCPNITNIKCLENLINNLKKAGDSIGAKITLIIQNLPIGLGEPVFDKLDAELAYSLMSINAVKGIEIGDGFKVITQLGSENRDAMDTNGFQSNHSGGILGGISSGQDIMINIAIKPTSSIPKTINTINIIGNQTTCSTQGRHDPCVGIRAIPISEAMVAIVLMDHLLRYRAQCADNIYK, from the coding sequence ATGTCTGGTAATACGATTGGCAAAATATTTCAAGTAACAACTTTTGGTGAATCTCATGGTAAAGCATTAGGGTGTATTGTAGACGGTGTACCTCCAAATATTATTTTAAATGAACAAGATATTCAAAAAGATCTCGATAGAAGAAAACCAGGTTTATCTAAATATACTTCACCACGTAAAGAAATAGATAAAATTAAAATTTTGTCTGGAGTTTTTCAAGGCAAGACAACAGGAACAAGTATTGGTTTATTAGTTTATAATATGGATTATAGATCACAAGATTATAGTAACATTAAAAATATTTATCGACCTGGTCATGCAGATTTTACTTATCAAAAAAAATATCATATTAGAGATTATCGTGGTGGTGGTCGTGCTTCAGCTCGAGAAACTGTTATGAGAGTAGCCGCTGGTGCTATTGCAAAAAAATATTTATTCGATAAGTATAATATTGTTATTAGGGGTTATTTATCTCAAATGGGTCATATTAAATGTAATTTTGATAATTGGGATATTGTTAATAATAATCCATTTTTTTGTCCTAATATAACTAATATTAAATGTCTAGAAAATCTAATAAATAATTTAAAAAAAGCTGGTGACTCTATAGGCGCTAAAATAACTCTAATAATACAAAATCTTCCAATAGGTTTAGGAGAACCTGTATTTGATAAATTAGATGCGGAGTTAGCATACTCATTAATGAGTATTAATGCAGTTAAAGGTATTGAAATTGGTGATGGTTTTAAAGTTATTACACAGTTAGGTAGTGAAAATAGGGATGCAATGGATACTAATGGTTTTCAAAGTAATCATTCTGGAGGTATTTTAGGAGGTATTAGTAGTGGACAAGATATTATGATTAATATTGCTATAAAACCAACTTCTAGTATTCCAAAAACTATTAATACTATAAATATTATAGGTAATCAAACAACGTGTAGTACACAAGGACGACATGATCCTTGTGTAGGTATTAGAGCGATCCCAATTAGTGAAGCAATGGTTGCTATTGTTTTAATGGATCATTTATTACGTTATCGTGCACAATGTGCTGATAATATTTATAAATAA
- a CDS encoding peroxiredoxin produces the protein MILVTRPAPQFIAPAVLPNGNIIENFNFYQYTENKITVIFFWPLDFTYVCPSEIITFNKYYDEFDKRNVKLLGVSCDSQYVHKAWRNTDINQGGIGHIKFIMISDIKKNIQQQYGVEHPDLSIALRATFIIDEKHIIKHQTVNDLFFGRNIHETLRIIDAIKHYKKYGQVCPAQWTSGKHSIIPTEAGIKDYLSHNLKELN, from the coding sequence ATGATATTAGTAACACGTCCAGCACCACAATTTATTGCGCCAGCAGTATTGCCTAACGGTAATATTATTGAAAATTTTAATTTTTATCAATATACAGAAAATAAAATTACTGTAATATTTTTTTGGCCTTTAGATTTTACTTATGTATGTCCATCAGAAATTATTACATTTAACAAATATTATGATGAATTTGATAAAAGAAATGTGAAATTATTAGGCGTTTCTTGTGATTCGCAATATGTACATAAAGCATGGCGTAATACAGATATTAATCAAGGAGGAATAGGCCATATTAAGTTTATTATGATCTCAGATATAAAAAAAAATATACAACAACAATATGGTGTTGAACATCCTGATTTAAGTATTGCATTGAGAGCAACTTTTATTATTGATGAGAAACATATTATTAAACATCAAACAGTTAATGATTTGTTTTTTGGACGTAATATTCATGAAACTTTACGTATTATTGATGCTATTAAACATTATAAAAAATATGGTCAAGTTTGTCCTGCACAATGGACATCTGGGAAACATAGTATTATTCCTACAGAAGCAGGAATAAAAGATTATTTATCTCATAATTTAAAAGAATTAAATTAA
- a CDS encoding methyltransferase produces the protein MYKLSAINKYFLYKFKNNFQNLRVIFAGHSINALPIYLQTKDTIVYTDQYDYYLWLSKILHKKVFFNMINIQVYYNVLIFFWTKNKRESVFLFTKSVCNLLYNSSIFIIGKNNSGINSINNINTLNIIFHKIISARKCSIYHAIYKEKISFNINDYWEFYIFQNKIIYNLPGMFNSNKLDLGSKLLITTLKSNMQGNILDLGCGSGIITTILYDNIKINKTKLYAVDKDAKAILASKKTLLINHIHNVNIFPSNLFSHINNKFDLIISNPPFHNGRPYSLNCIYTILYNFKKYLKYKGEFRFVGHNCIPYKKILHSLLLNFTILSKNNKYTVFSLINN, from the coding sequence ATGTATAAATTATCAGCAATTAATAAATATTTTTTATATAAATTTAAAAATAACTTTCAAAATTTAAGAGTAATATTTGCTGGACACAGCATAAATGCCTTGCCCATATATTTACAAACAAAAGACACAATTGTTTATACTGATCAATATGATTATTATTTATGGTTAAGTAAAATATTACATAAAAAAGTCTTTTTTAATATGATAAATATTCAAGTATATTATAATGTATTAATATTTTTTTGGACAAAAAATAAACGTGAGTCTGTTTTTTTATTCACAAAATCTGTTTGTAATTTACTATATAATAGTAGTATTTTTATCATAGGAAAAAATAATAGTGGTATTAATAGTATTAATAATATTAATACATTAAATATAATATTTCATAAAATCATTAGTGCTAGAAAATGTAGTATTTATCATGCTATTTATAAAGAAAAAATATCATTTAATATAAATGATTATTGGGAATTTTATATTTTTCAAAATAAAATAATTTATAATTTACCTGGTATGTTTAATAGTAATAAATTAGATTTAGGAAGTAAATTATTAATTACTACATTAAAATCTAATATGCAAGGGAATATATTAGATTTAGGTTGTGGTTCAGGTATTATCACAACAATACTATATGATAATATCAAAATAAATAAAACTAAATTATATGCAGTTGATAAAGATGCAAAAGCAATTTTGGCTTCGAAAAAAACATTATTAATAAATCATATTCATAATGTTAATATATTTCCTAGTAATTTATTTTCACACATAAACAATAAATTTGATCTAATTATTTCTAATCCACCATTTCATAATGGAAGACCTTACTCTTTAAATTGTATATATACTATTTTGTATAATTTTAAAAAATATTTAAAATATAAAGGTGAATTTAGATTTGTTGGACATAATTGTATACCATATAAAAAAATATTACATTCATTATTATTAAACTTTACTATTTTGTCTAAAAATAATAAATATACAGTATTTAGTCTTATAAATAACTAA
- a CDS encoding symmetrical bis(5'-nucleosyl)-tetraphosphatase, producing the protein MTTYLIGDLHGCYNELVSMLKKINFNYTKDMLWITGDIIARGPDSIKLLYFLYDIRHSIKLVLGNHDLYFIALSVGIKHKYNLYDQELLFLLKQPHILDIINNWLKFQPLIQYNIKKKFLMTHAGITPQWNSLKIVLASAREVEQIISSHNSKEFFSYLYHYPQVTDWDNNQLQGFPRYSFIINSFTNMRYCYSNGTLEMLSKDVPEKVTSLLKPWFLMNNILYKKYKIFFGHWSTLQGKYTPKNIIGLDTGCCWGHKLTLFSLEEKKFFYLKCHHT; encoded by the coding sequence ATGACTACTTATCTTATTGGAGATCTTCATGGATGTTATAATGAATTAGTAAGTATGTTAAAAAAAATAAATTTTAACTATACTAAAGATATGTTATGGATAACAGGAGATATTATTGCCCGTGGCCCCGATTCAATAAAATTACTATATTTTTTATATGATATTCGCCATTCTATTAAATTAGTATTAGGTAATCACGATTTATATTTTATAGCTTTATCTGTAGGAATAAAACATAAATATAATTTATATGATCAAGAACTTTTATTTTTACTTAAACAACCACATATTTTAGATATTATTAACAACTGGTTAAAGTTCCAGCCATTAATACAATATAATATAAAAAAAAAATTTTTAATGACACATGCAGGCATTACGCCGCAATGGAATTCTCTAAAAATAGTATTAGCATCAGCACGAGAAGTAGAACAAATAATATCTAGTCATAATAGTAAAGAATTTTTTTCTTATTTATATCACTATCCACAAGTGACTGATTGGGACAATAATCAATTACAAGGTTTCCCAAGATATAGTTTCATTATTAATTCCTTTACTAATATGCGATATTGTTATTCTAATGGCACATTAGAAATGCTATCTAAAGATGTCCCAGAAAAAGTTACATCATTATTAAAACCATGGTTTTTAATGAACAATATTTTATACAAAAAGTATAAAATTTTTTTTGGACATTGGTCTACATTACAAGGAAAATATACGCCTAAAAATATCATTGGTTTAGATACTGGTTGTTGTTGGGGTCATAAATTAACATTATTTTCTTTAGAAGAGAAAAAGTTTTTTTATCTTAAATGTCATCATACATAA
- the apaG gene encoding Co2+/Mg2+ efflux protein ApaG — protein MQLLSQVYIKVHSMYIESQSTPEQHRYVFAYTMKIHNISKKILQLISRYWIITNGNGKTTQIHGEGVAGKKPYINPGNNFYYTSGTVLETPIGIMQGHYIMVDENNDVFHVEIPIFRLAIQTYIH, from the coding sequence ATGCAATTACTATCTCAAGTTTATATCAAAGTACATAGTATGTATATAGAATCACAATCTACTCCAGAACAGCATCGTTATGTTTTTGCATACACYATGAAAATACATAATATCAGTAAAAAAATCTTACAACTAATTAGTCGTTATTGGATAATAACTAATGGTAATGGTAAAACAACACAAATACATGGGGAAGGAGTAGCAGGTAAAAAACCATATATTAATCCAGGTAATAATTTTTATTATACTAGTGGTACTGTTTTAGAAACACCTATTGGTATTATGCAAGGACACTATATCATGGTTGATGAAAATAATGATGTATTTCATGTAGAAATACCTATTTTTCGTTTAGCCATTCAAACTTATATACATTAA
- the rsmA gene encoding 16S rRNA (adenine(1518)-N(6)/adenine(1519)-N(6))-dimethyltransferase RsmA: protein MKILFKKKYGQHILKNTNIIKKIITTINPIQNNYFIEIGPGLGALTIPMTYYNTNITLIEIDHRFVTFLKKHHILKNLSINIIHDNVFNIDYAVLSKKKHKKIRIFGSLPYNISTQLLFFLLQYKKYIKDMNFIMQKEVIQCLTANPGEKHYGCLSIMLQLHYKIQSLFEIQNNDFYPIPKVISGMIHIQPYITKYYDYNNIMMLHKIIKQAFSMRRKILRNSLKNLFTIEDLNQLGIDYKIRAENVSIKEYCQLSAVLESNYKKGKV, encoded by the coding sequence ATGAAAATACTTTTTAAAAAAAAATATGGACAACATATTCTAAAAAATACTAATATAATTAAGAAAATTATTACTACAATTAACCCTATACAAAACAATTATTTTATTGAAATCGGTCCTGGTTTAGGTGCTTTAACTATACCTATGACTTATTACAATACTAATATTACATTAATTGAAATTGATCATCGTTTTGTAACTTTTTTAAAAAAACATCATATATTAAAAAATCTTTCTATAAATATTATTCATGATAATGTATTTAATATTGATTATGCCGTTTTATCAAAAAAAAAACACAAAAAAATACGTATATTTGGTAGTTTGCCATATAATATTTCTACTCAATTATTGTTTTTTCTATTACAATATAAAAAATATATTAAAGATATGAATTTCATTATGCAAAAAGAAGTAATACAGTGTTTAACAGCTAATCCAGGAGAAAAACATTATGGATGTTTAAGTATTATGTTGCAATTACATTATAAAATACAATCATTATTTGAAATACAAAACAATGATTTTTATCCTATTCCTAAAGTTATTTCTGGTATGATACATATTCAACCATATATTACTAAGTATTATGATTATAACAATATTATGATGTTACACAAAATTATTAAACAAGCATTTAGTATGAGAAGAAAAATTTTACGTAATAGTTTAAAAAATTTATTTACTATAGAAGATTTAAATCAGTTAGGTATTGATTATAAAATAAGAGCTGAAAATGTTTCTATTAAAGAATATTGTCAATTATCTGCAGTATTAGAATCAAATTATAAAAAAGGAAAAGTATAA
- the djlA gene encoding co-chaperone DjlA yields the protein MSYWGRLIGFIIGLMTSGNFLHVLFYTSIGYLFDKFFIIHAEWYNNNYTINHKKTFIQITFEVMGYISKSKGFVTKKDIIITTNIMQQLHLNDRDIILAQHYFNHGKQIDYPLIHKLNCLYYKLIDQQNLLHKFIFIQVQLAYANHYLDPKTEQILRIIFRELHVSYHEMNNIFDNIYSRNFFSQKNNYQYNHFSPKNTTTELMQAYKTLQVNQNDSMLIIKKKYYKLMSKYHPDKYMSQKYSLKELEAAKRKTQKIQHAYNIIKKYKK from the coding sequence ATGTCATATTGGGGGAGATTAATAGGTTTTATTATTGGTTTAATGACTAGTGGTAATTTTTTACATGTATTATTTTATACTAGTATAGGATATTTATTTGATAAATTTTTTATTATACATGCTGAATGGTATAATAATAATTATACAATTAATCATAAAAAAACATTTATACAAATAACTTTTGAAGTTATGGGTTATATTAGTAAATCTAAGGGCTTTGTAACTAAAAAAGATATTATTATTACGACAAATATAATGCAACAATTACATTTAAATGATCGTGATATTATTTTAGCACAACATTATTTTAATCATGGTAAACAAATAGATTATCCATTAATTCATAAATTAAACTGTTTATATTATAAATTAATTGATCAACAAAACTTATTACATAAATTTATTTTTATACAAGTACAATTGGCTTATGCTAATCATTACTTAGATCCAAAAACAGAACAAATATTACGCATTATTTTTAGAGAATTACATGTTTCATATCATGAAATGAATAATATATTTGATAATATATATTCTAGAAACTTCTTTTCACAAAAAAATAATTATCAATATAATCATTTTTCTCCAAAAAATACAACTACAGAACTAATGCAAGCATATAAAACATTACAAGTAAATCAAAATGATAGCATGTTAATTATAAAAAAAAAATATTATAAATTAATGAGTAAATATCATCCAGATAAATATATGTCACAGAAATATTCTTTAAAAGAATTAGAAGCAGCAAAAAGAAAAACACAAAAAATACAACATGCATATAATATAATTAAAAAATACAAAAAATAA
- the acpS gene encoding holo-ACP synthase — MLNRNDIFMSKKIMKILGLGMDIVHVTRITKIILRFNDLFAKKILTTNEIYQYYKCSNKKTYFLAKHFAAKEATVKALHTGFTKGIFFKHIELNHDKYGCPTIKLYNQALHIIQTRKKYFETHVTITDEKEYVSAIVIIL, encoded by the coding sequence ATGTTAAACAGAAATGATATTTTTATGAGTAAAAAAATAATGAAAATTTTAGGATTAGGCATGGATATAGTACATGTTACACGTATTACAAAGATTATATTACGTTTCAATGATTTATTTGCAAAAAAAATTTTAACAACTAATGAAATATATCAGTATTATAAATGTTCAAATAAAAAAACATATTTTTTAGCAAAACATTTTGCGGCAAAAGAAGCAACTGTAAAAGCATTACATACAGGTTTCACTAAAGGTATTTTTTTTAAACATATTGAACTTAATCATGATAAATATGGTTGTCCAACAATAAAATTATATAATCAAGCATTACATATCATACAAACAAGGAAAAAATATTTTGAAACACATGTAACAATTACAGATGAAAAAGAATATGTTAGTGCGATCGTTATTATTTTATAA
- the era gene encoding GTPase Era — translation MVHNKCMYYGRIVIIGRTNVGKSTLINQLINKKISIVSHKINTTRSNIIGIYHKHNYQIEYTDTPGITYTTNYKYLIQLFKNNKNNFNYVLLMLDRDKWDSIEDNIIKITCNTNIPTIIIINKIDLINHKKILLPYIRYIQHKISFTEIFIISAKKFLYVSHINHFLCNNLPNKEHFYPYHTITNQNNVSIIIEIIRESLLFYLHKEIPYKINIYLNDIININKNIFQKITAILFIQTNTHKKIIIGHHGQKIKSITLRTQNNICMYFDKKVIVNLYVKQK, via the coding sequence TTGGTACATAATAAATGTATGTATTATGGTCGTATAGTAATTATTGGACGTACAAATGTTGGTAAATCAACTTTAATAAATCAATTAATCAATAAAAAAATTTCTATTGTATCACATAAGATAAATACTACTCGTTCTAATATTATTGGTATATATCATAAACATAATTATCAAATAGAATATACAGATACTCCCGGTATTACTTATACTACTAATTATAAATATCTTATACAATTATTTAAGAATAATAAAAATAATTTTAATTATGTTTTATTAATGTTAGATCGTGATAAATGGGATTCAATAGAAGATAATATCATTAAGATTACATGTAATACTAATATTCCTACTATCATTATTATTAATAAAATTGATCTTATTAATCACAAAAAAATTCTATTGCCATATATACGTTATATACAACACAAAATAAGCTTTACTGAAATATTTATAATTTCTGCTAAAAAATTTTTATATGTAAGTCATATTAATCATTTTTTATGTAATAATTTGCCAAATAAAGAACATTTTTATCCATATCATACAATTACTAATCAAAATAATGTCTCGATAATAATTGAAATAATTAGAGAAAGTCTTTTATTTTATTTACATAAAGAAATACCATATAAAATAAATATTTATTTAAATGATATAATCAATATTAATAAAAATATTTTTCAGAAAATTACAGCAATACTTTTCATCCAAACAAACACACACAAAAAAATTATTATAGGACATCATGGACAAAAAATTAAATCAATTACTTTAAGAACGCAGAATAATATATGTATGTATTTTGATAAAAAAGTTATTGTAAATCTATATGTTAAACAGAAATGA